From the Montipora capricornis isolate CH-2021 chromosome 2, ASM3666992v2, whole genome shotgun sequence genome, one window contains:
- the LOC138037256 gene encoding receptor-interacting serine/threonine-protein kinase 4-like: protein MMHAAAAQGNSEVVRLLLKRNASFAGVNAVNLTAIELAAEKGHLKVVQLLYESGAQLDHLSLQHAAFGGHTDVVKFLQHIGVVDRCIRCDGSFYWLENQTHYQTAPLNSYISSDDWFKIFCQSAIHLAVAKNHTKVVNLLLLQDDSTIHCTDFTGCTPLHEAVRQNHVATAELLIRHGANLLRGGGCSAGTPLGGISTAAGGKDILGISAGAGAVIGVTGAITCVADADAAVAHADPSSDCDAALL, encoded by the exons ATGATGCATGCGGCTGCAGCACAGGGTAACAGTGAAGTTGTGCGACTGCTACTCAAACGAAATGCATCGTTTGCTGGAGTAAATGCTGTCAACCTAACCGCCATAGAATTAGCCGCAGAAAAAGGACATTTAAAAGTTGTACAGCTTCTGTACGAGAGTGGAGCACAGTTAGATCACTTATCTCTTCAGCATGCTGCGTTTGGAGGTCATACGGACGTAGTAAAGTTTCTGCAACATATTGGTGTGGTTGATCGCTGCATCAGATGCGATGGCTCCTTTTACTGGCTTGAAAACCAAACCCATTACCAAACAGCACCGCTCAATAGCTATATTTCGTCCGATGACTGGTTTAAAATCTTTTGTCAAAGCGCAATTCACTTAGCAGTCGCTAAAAATCATACAAAAGTAGtcaacctacttttgttacagGACGACAGTACCATCCACTGCACCGATTTTACTGGTTGCACGCCACTCCATGAAGCTGTCAGACAGAATCATGTGGCGACGGCAGAGTTGTTGATAAGGCATGGGGCAA ATCTCCTTAGAGGGGGTGGCTGTTCCGCGGGAACACCCTTGGGGGGTATTTCCACTGCTGCTGGTGGTAAAGACATCCTTGGAATCTCTGCTGGTGCTGGTGCTGTAATAGGTGTCACCGGTGCCATAACTTGTGTAGCTGACGCAGACGCAGCTGTTGCACATGCAGATCCGAGCTCTGACTGTGACGCCGCCCTTTTATGA